A window from Mus caroli chromosome 2, CAROLI_EIJ_v1.1, whole genome shotgun sequence encodes these proteins:
- the Slc24a5 gene encoding sodium/potassium/calcium exchanger 5, with amino-acid sequence MRTKWGPTWTRRVLLLGIFWVSAYLPVRGVFLPPRLPRATGNSTPCAVSPASEFPEGFFTKQESTDGGIVIYFLIILYMCMAISIVCDKYFLPSLEIISNSLGLSQDVAGATFMAAGSSAPELVTAFLGVFITKGDIGISTILGSAIYNLLGICAACGLLSNMVSTLSCWPLFRDCAVYAVSVGAVFGIIFDNRIYWYEGAVLLLIYGLYVLLLCFDTTISQHVMKTCSPCCPCLAKAMEERSEQQTLLGWEDESQLFIRRQSRTDSGIFQEDSGYSQLSLSLHGLSQVSEDPPSVFSMPEADLRRIFWVLSLPIITLLALTTPDCRRKFWKNYFVITFFMSALWISAFTYILVWMVTVTGETLGIPDTVMGLTLLAAGTSIPDTVASVLVARRGKGDMAISNIVGSNVFDMLCLGLPWFIKTAFTNASAPIEVNSRGLTYITISLNISILFLFLAVHFNGWKLDRKLGVVCLVLYLGLATLSVLYEIGIIGNNRIRGCGV; translated from the exons ATGCGGACAAAATGGGGCCCAACTTGGACAAGGAGGGTCCTGCTGCTGGGGATCTTCTGGGTCTCTGCATACCTGCCTGTCCGTGGTGTCTTCCTGCCCCCGCGCCTCCCAAGGGCCACAG GAAACAGCACGCCATGTGCTGTCTCTCCAGCATCAGAGTTTCCCGAAGGGTTCTTCACCAAGCAGGAGAGCACAGATGGAGGCATCGTAATCTACTTCCTCATTATCCTCTACATGTGCATGGCCATCTCCATCGTCTGTGACAAGTACTTCTTGCCCTCCCTGGAAATCATCAGTAACT CTCTTGGACTGTCGCAGGATGTAGCAGGTGCAACTTTCATGGCAGCTGGTAGCTCCGCCCCTGAACTCGTGACTGCCTTCTTGG GTGTATTTATCACAAAGGGAGATATTGGTATCAGCACCATACTAGGATCTGCAATTTATAATCTCCTCGGCATCTGTGCTGCCTGTGGCCTCCTGTCCAACATG GTTTCAACACTCTCCTGCTGGCCCCTCTTCCGAGACTGTGCAGTGTATGCAGTTAGTGTAGGAGCAGTTTTTGGCATAATATTTGACAACCGAATTTACTG GTATGAAGGAGCAGTGCTGCTACTGATATACGGGCTCTATGTTCTGCTGCTGTGTTTTGACACCACGATCAGCCAGCATGTCATGAAAACATGCAGTCCCTGTTGTCCCTGCCTTGCCAAAGCTATGGAGGAGAGAAGTGAACAGCAGACACTGTTGGGGTGGGAGGATGAGAGCCAGCTCTTCATTCGCCGCCAGTCAAGGACAGACAGTGGAATATTTCAGGAAGATTCCGGTTACTCCCAACTTTCTCTAAGCTTACATGGGCTTAGTCAGGTTTCTGAAG ATCCACCAAGTGTTTTCAGCATGCCAGAAGCAGACTTAAGAAGAATTTTTTgggttctctctcttcctattatTACATTACTTGCTCTGACAACCCCAGACTGCAGGAGAAAGTTTTGGAAAAATTACTTTGTGATAACCTTTTTCATGTCTGCACTATGGATATCTGCATTCACATACATCCTAGTTTGGATGGTCACAGTAACAG GGGAAACACTAGGGATCCCAGACACAGTGATGGGCCTTACTTTGCTGGCAGCAGGGACAAGCATACCAGATACAGTCGCAAGTGTGTTAGTTGCAAGAAGAG GTAAAGGAGACATGGCTATATCTAACATCGTGGGATCCAATGTGTTTGATATGCTATGCCTAGGTCTTCCCTGGTTTATTAAGACTGCATTTACGAATGCATCTGCTCCTATAGAAGTGAATAGCAGGGGACTCACATATATAACAATCTCTCTcaacatttcaattttatttctgttcttagCAGTTCATTTTAATGGCTGGAAACTAGACCGAAAGTTGGGGGTGGTCTGCCTAGTGTTATACCTAGGACTTGCTACTTTATCAGTTCTATATGAAATTGGAATTATTGGAAATAATAGAATAAGGGGTTGTGGagtttga